The following is a genomic window from Lujinxingia vulgaris.
ACGCAGGGCTGTACCAGGTCGCCGTAGCGCATCGCGTGCGCCAGGTAGACTTCGGCCATGCCGCCGACGCCAATCCGCTCGATGAGGCGATAGGGTCCGAGTGATCGCACCGTGGGAATCCTTGGGTCGGCAAGAGGGCCGGGGGGCAACAGTGAGGAAGGCGGGCAGGGGCGCAGGCCGAAAGTTACGGGCGGCCCTTTCGTCATCGCGCCGATTGTATCCCATCAACCTGTGTTGACAACCGCGCCGGCGGCTGTGCTGCTGCCTTGACACTGATTCGGCCCCACCCCTACACTTCGCCGGCGTTCTCGAAGAAATAAGTTGGCGTCGGCGTGCCAGTTCTTAGCCTTGAAGCCCCCAGGAGGGCCGGCTGGTTCCGGGTCGAAGACGCGCGCGTCGTGTCGCTTACACGGGTTGTGCCACGGATGAGATAGGGAGGATGGCGTACATGGTCACCAACGATAAGATTGAGAACTTTATCATCGAGCACGGCCTGCCTTTTGAGCAGGTTCAGGAAGGCCTGTGGTTGATTCATGACGAGATCGACTACATCGACAACATCGTCGTCTACCACACCCCGCCGGTGATCACGTTTCGCGTCAAGCTGATGGATGCCCCCGAGAAGGGCACCCGCGACGCGCTCTTTAAGCGTCTGCTGGAGCTCAACGCCACCTCGATGGTCGCCGGCGCTTACGGTCTGGAAGACGACGCGGTGGTGATTGTTGATACCCTGCAGAGTGAGAACCTGGACCACAATGAGTTCCAGGCCACCATCGACGCGCTGGCGATCGCGGTGCGCGAGCACTACGAAGAGCTGCGCGCGATTGTCGGTCAGCCCAAATCAACCGCCCAGGCGTCTTCCTGACGCCAGCGGTCTCGCCGCCAGATGGACTAACGCCCGCACCACCTTGTTTCCGGCCTACTACTACCGCTGGAGCCTGTGAGCACAGCCCCCGGCCACAGGCACATAGGAGAGAGAATATATGGGACTCTTTAATCGGATCGGCACGCTCCTCAAAGCCAACATCAATGACCTGATCAGCCGCGCCGAGGATCCGGAGAAGATCCTCAACCAGCTCATTCTCGACATGAAAGAGCAGCTGATTCAGGCCAAGAAGCAGGTCGCGGTGACTATCGCCGACGAGAAGCGGCTCAAGAAGCAGCTCGACAATGAGCTGCAGCAGGCTCGCGACTGGGAGAAGAAGGCGATGATGGCCGTGCGCGCCGGTCGCGACGACCTGGCCCGCGAGGCGCTTTCGCGCAAAAAGGAGCACGACGACCTCAGCTCCGAGTACCAGAAGCAGTGGGAAGCGCAGAAGGCCGCTGCCGACAAACTTCGCGACTCGCTTCGCCAGCTCAACGCCAAGATCGAAGAGGCCAGCCGCAAGAAGAACCTGCTCATCGCACGTAAGAAGCGCGCCGAGGCCCAGAAGACCATCCAGGAGACGATGTCGGGCCTGAGCGACACCTCGGCCTTCGACGCCTTCGATCGCATGAGCGGCAAGATCGAACAGATGGAAGCCGAGGCCGAAGCCAGCGCCGAGCTTGCGGAAGGCTTCAGCGGCGACGACCTCGCCGCGAAGTTCGATGCCCTGGAAGACGACCACGGCGCCGACGAGGCGCTGATGGCCCTTAAGGCCAAGATGGGCGTCGGTGCCGAGAAGAAAGAAACCCAGTTCGACTTCGAGGAAGAAGAAGCCGAAGAGAAAGAGACGGTCTCCGCCAAGCGCGGCACCTGGGATAGCGACGAGTTCTAAGCCGCAGCGCATCGGCGCTGCGTAAGAAGTACGAAGGTTGCGACGCTGCGGCCGAGCGCGCCCGATGGGCGTCCTCGGCCGCAGCGCGTTGTGCACCACGGAGGTAAAGGTTGAGTGAGCACGATTCGACAACATCCGCTGACGAGGGGCAGGGGCCCGTGCCGGTCGGGGGGGTGCTGTGTGCGGGCTACGGCTCGCGGCTCGCGCCACTGACCGATGTGTTGCCCAAGCCGCTGATGCCCTTTCTGAACACGCCGATGGTGGCGTACGCGCTGAACCATCTGGTGGGGGCGGGGGTGGAGCAGGTGGGCATCAACCTGCATCATCTGCCCGATGCGATTCCGCCTGTGGTCGACCGCCTCTGCGGCAACTTCAGGATTCGCCCGCGCTATGTGCGCGAGTGGGAGATTCTGGGCACGGCCGGCGGCGTGCGAGGCATCTGGCAGGGGCTGGAGGAGCCGGAGACGACGCTGATCGTGCTCAACGGCGACAGTATCATGAACATCGATCTGGCAGCCCAGCTTCGGGCGCATCGCCAGAGTGGGGCGCTGGCCTCGATGGTTGTGCGCCCGCGGGCGAGCGACCAGCCGGGGCGAGTCTGGCTTAATGAGGCTGGAGAGCTTCGAGGGCTGCGGGATGCGCGACATCCTGAGGCGGAGCACGAGTCGTTGAGCGAGTTTGACTTCACCGGCGTGCATTTTCTGGAGCCGGAGTTGTTGCGCCACATCCCCCTTGAAGAAGGGTGCATGGTGGGCGACGTCTACATCCCGATGTTGGAGCGTGGCGAGCGCATCAACGCGCTCATCAACGATGACTTCTGGGCGGCGCTGGATAACCCGCGTCTCTTCTTCGAGACGACGCGGCGGGTGCTGCGGGAGCCCGGGCTCTTTGCTCAGGCGCCTCTTCCCGAAGCGCTGGGGAAGTCGCTCTACATCTACAATCAGGACACCATCGATCCCAAGGCGCAGCTGGCCGGGCCGATGCTCAGCGGTCTGCATGCGAGCATCGCCTCGGGCGCGCGCGTGGGCCCGGAGGTGGTGCTCGACGGAGTGGAGGTCACAGGCGGGACGCGTATCTCGCAGTCAATTCTCTACGGGATGGGGCGGCTGGAAGGGGAGTGGGAGCGTGTGATGGCGGTGGCCGGAAAGG
Proteins encoded in this region:
- a CDS encoding YbjN domain-containing protein translates to MAYMVTNDKIENFIIEHGLPFEQVQEGLWLIHDEIDYIDNIVVYHTPPVITFRVKLMDAPEKGTRDALFKRLLELNATSMVAGAYGLEDDAVVIVDTLQSENLDHNEFQATIDALAIAVREHYEELRAIVGQPKSTAQASS
- a CDS encoding PspA/IM30 family protein, producing the protein MGLFNRIGTLLKANINDLISRAEDPEKILNQLILDMKEQLIQAKKQVAVTIADEKRLKKQLDNELQQARDWEKKAMMAVRAGRDDLAREALSRKKEHDDLSSEYQKQWEAQKAAADKLRDSLRQLNAKIEEASRKKNLLIARKKRAEAQKTIQETMSGLSDTSAFDAFDRMSGKIEQMEAEAEASAELAEGFSGDDLAAKFDALEDDHGADEALMALKAKMGVGAEKKETQFDFEEEEAEEKETVSAKRGTWDSDEF
- a CDS encoding nucleotidyltransferase family protein, with the protein product MSEHDSTTSADEGQGPVPVGGVLCAGYGSRLAPLTDVLPKPLMPFLNTPMVAYALNHLVGAGVEQVGINLHHLPDAIPPVVDRLCGNFRIRPRYVREWEILGTAGGVRGIWQGLEEPETTLIVLNGDSIMNIDLAAQLRAHRQSGALASMVVRPRASDQPGRVWLNEAGELRGLRDARHPEAEHESLSEFDFTGVHFLEPELLRHIPLEEGCMVGDVYIPMLERGERINALINDDFWAALDNPRLFFETTRRVLREPGLFAQAPLPEALGKSLYIYNQDTIDPKAQLAGPMLSGLHASIASGARVGPEVVLDGVEVTGGTRISQSILYGMGRLEGEWERVMAVAGKVVSFSLDD